The sequence below is a genomic window from Paenibacillus sp. DCT19.
CATCCGCCGCGCCACCTTCGAACCATTCCTGAATTTGGTCAGCGATTTGCTCGGGTGTGCCGATGAAGGATGTTCTTGGCGTTGAAGCAAGCAGAGCTACTTCGCGTAGGCTCAGCCCTTGCTCACGAGCCTGCTGCTTGATTTTGTCCGTTGTACTGCGGAAGCTGTTGCTGCCCAGATCACCAATATCAGGGAACGGTTCATCCAGTGGAAATTGAGAGAAATCATAATGCTCAAAGTACCGTCCCAAGTAATTCAGCGCCTGATCAATACTGACCAGTTCAGCACTCTCTTGATACTTGCGTTCAGCCTCCTCTTCCGTTCTGCCTACGATAGGCCCAATGCCAGGGAAGATTAGCAGTTCTTCGGGGTTGCGTCCATAAGCTGCTGCTCTTGCCTTCACATCCTGGTAGAACTCGCGCGCTTCTTCTAACGTCTCATGTCCCGTATAGATTGCATCAGCCGATCGAGCAGCCAGATCCTTACCGGATTCAGAAGAGCCTGCCTGAAAAATAACCGGTTGTCCCTGCTTGGAACGTGCAACGTTCAGCGGACCTTGAACAGAGAAGTGTTTTCCTTTGTGATGCAACGTATGTAACTTCGCCGGATCGAAGAACACCCCGTTCTCCTTATCCCCGACAAAGGCATCATCCTCCCAGGAATCCCACAAACCTTTGACAACTTCGAGATGCTCCTCAGCGAT
It includes:
- a CDS encoding LLM class flavin-dependent oxidoreductase; translated protein: MAQRQLRLGANLNGVGNSISFWRHPDIPINASVSLDFYKKQALKAEEGKFDLLFIADGLFINEKSNPHFLNRFEPVTLLSALGGATSHIGLVATLSTSYSEPFTVARQFASLDHISQGRAGWNVVTSPLEGSALNFGKGEHPNHALRYEIAEEHLEVVKGLWDSWEDDAFVGDKENGVFFDPAKLHTLHHKGKHFSVQGPLNVARSKQGQPVIFQAGSSESGKDLAARSADAIYTGHETLEEAREFYQDVKARAAAYGRNPEELLIFPGIGPIVGRTEEEAERKYQESAELVSIDQALNYLGRYFEHYDFSQFPLDEPFPDIGDLGSNSFRSTTDKIKQQAREQGLSLREVALLASTPRTSFIGTPEQIADQIQEWFEGGAADGFNIRTVVPNGLADFVDLVVPVLQERGLFRTEYEQDTLRGNLGLPIPHNRYSLETAQ